One Erythrobacter aureus DNA segment encodes these proteins:
- a CDS encoding M16 family metallopeptidase, with protein MTVSPLRPVLAALPLLVLALPPALAAQEKPAPAAGETARASTGWGHPIYDIAPDPAVRFGLLENGMRYAILKNGTPKDTAVVRLGFDIGWIDEDEHELGLAHMIEHMAFNGSRNVPEGEMTKLLERLGLAFGADTNASTGFEDTIYKLDLPRTDPELVDTALMLMRETASELTIADDAVDRERGIIQSETRTRNTFAIRRLKHYLGFVAPDTRYAKRFRAEGTGAIIDSAPGRVLRDLYRRYYRPDNAALVVVGDVDPDMIEARIRERFDDWAAPPTPRVHVEKGKVDLARGPAAANFVDPDVPHVVVIDRFAPYVEHRPIIAETDRSRLVALGTAIVNRRLQRIANAADAPIIGGRASASDFFDIQRQAQVRVQAREGEWQRALEVGEQEWRRAVQHGFTEAELAEQLANFEQRYRDAASQQETRRNRGLAEGILSTARRERIFVTPQTSYDLFLAHKPDITAEAVSQAFAEHFALSDPLIHVSTKQAIPDAERAIVEAWRTSAAQAVAAAEDHGGLAFAYDDFGEPSAIAEDVTLEDLGVRTIRLENNVRLNLKFTDFEKGRLRYAIRIGSGQLALPSTKMGQASFLSSVSALGGLGEHSYDELRQILAGRRLAYGFDADEDKFTVRGSGTMDDLPLQMRLSAAYFSDPGLRSEMLTRWQAILPPYLAQLDATPQAVARAQVARLVADGNPRFGIPSEAELAGVTLEEARRLTAEQFAAAPIEISVVGDFDGNAVIAAVAETFGALPPRAATLDEWESERLARFTADRSEHVLTHAGAPDQALAMTIWPTTDDDDAQEEATMQLLAGVMRLEMLERIREELGASYSPGASSNMSHIYRDFGTFSTSVVVAPEQADEVFAVVDAIASEFREGPISGDLIERARAPLLEKIALSRRENGWWLRAIDEAQLRAGRLDRVRSYEDRIRAVTPAMLRDAARRYLDPDAALRIRILHESLVPKP; from the coding sequence ATGACTGTATCCCCGCTTCGCCCGGTGCTCGCGGCACTTCCGCTCCTCGTGCTTGCGCTGCCCCCTGCTCTCGCCGCTCAGGAAAAGCCTGCGCCCGCAGCTGGCGAAACGGCGCGGGCAAGCACCGGCTGGGGCCACCCAATCTATGATATCGCGCCCGACCCGGCTGTGCGCTTCGGCCTGCTCGAAAACGGAATGCGCTATGCGATCCTGAAAAACGGCACGCCGAAGGATACGGCGGTGGTACGCCTGGGCTTCGATATCGGCTGGATCGACGAGGACGAACACGAACTCGGCCTCGCCCATATGATAGAGCACATGGCCTTCAACGGATCGCGCAATGTGCCCGAAGGCGAGATGACCAAGCTGCTCGAACGGCTGGGGCTTGCATTCGGGGCGGATACGAACGCCTCGACCGGGTTCGAGGACACGATCTACAAGCTCGACCTGCCGCGCACCGATCCCGAACTGGTCGACACGGCGCTGATGCTGATGCGCGAAACCGCCAGCGAACTGACCATCGCCGACGATGCGGTCGACCGCGAGCGCGGGATCATCCAGTCGGAAACGCGCACGCGCAACACTTTCGCGATCCGCCGCCTCAAGCACTATCTCGGTTTCGTCGCTCCCGACACGCGGTATGCAAAGCGTTTTCGGGCCGAGGGGACCGGGGCAATCATCGACAGCGCACCGGGCCGGGTGCTGCGCGATCTCTATCGCCGCTATTACCGGCCGGACAATGCCGCGCTGGTGGTGGTCGGGGATGTCGATCCCGACATGATCGAGGCGAGGATTCGTGAGCGCTTCGACGACTGGGCGGCCCCGCCCACGCCGCGCGTCCACGTCGAGAAAGGCAAGGTCGATCTGGCGCGCGGCCCCGCGGCTGCCAATTTCGTCGACCCCGACGTCCCGCATGTGGTCGTGATCGATCGGTTCGCACCCTATGTCGAACACCGGCCGATCATCGCCGAAACAGATCGCTCACGGCTTGTCGCCCTCGGCACGGCGATCGTCAATCGCCGGTTGCAGCGTATCGCCAATGCAGCCGATGCACCGATCATCGGCGGGCGGGCCTCGGCCTCCGACTTCTTCGATATTCAGCGGCAGGCGCAGGTGCGGGTGCAGGCGCGCGAGGGCGAATGGCAACGCGCGCTCGAAGTGGGCGAGCAGGAATGGCGCCGCGCTGTGCAACATGGCTTTACCGAAGCGGAACTGGCCGAACAGCTCGCCAATTTCGAACAGCGCTACCGCGATGCGGCCAGCCAGCAGGAAACACGGCGTAACCGCGGGCTGGCCGAGGGCATTTTGTCGACCGCCCGGCGCGAGCGCATCTTCGTGACTCCGCAAACGAGTTACGATCTGTTTCTGGCGCACAAGCCGGACATCACCGCAGAAGCCGTTTCGCAAGCTTTCGCGGAGCATTTCGCGCTGTCCGACCCGCTGATCCATGTGTCGACCAAGCAGGCCATTCCCGATGCCGAGCGGGCCATCGTCGAGGCCTGGCGAACCTCAGCAGCGCAAGCTGTCGCCGCAGCGGAAGACCATGGTGGGCTGGCCTTTGCCTATGACGATTTCGGCGAACCATCGGCTATTGCGGAGGATGTGACGCTCGAGGATCTCGGTGTCAGGACCATCCGCCTCGAAAACAATGTTCGATTGAACTTGAAGTTTACCGACTTCGAGAAGGGGCGTCTGCGCTATGCGATCCGGATCGGATCGGGACAACTGGCTCTGCCGTCTACTAAAATGGGGCAGGCGAGCTTCCTGTCTTCGGTCAGTGCGCTCGGCGGGCTAGGCGAGCATAGCTATGACGAGCTGCGCCAGATCCTCGCCGGGCGCCGACTGGCCTACGGTTTCGATGCCGACGAGGACAAGTTCACCGTGCGTGGGAGCGGGACCATGGACGACCTGCCGCTGCAGATGCGTCTCAGCGCTGCCTATTTCAGCGATCCCGGTCTGCGATCGGAGATGCTGACGCGCTGGCAGGCGATCCTGCCGCCCTACCTCGCCCAGCTCGACGCGACGCCGCAAGCGGTCGCGCGCGCGCAGGTGGCGCGGTTGGTAGCCGATGGCAATCCGCGTTTCGGCATCCCGTCCGAGGCGGAACTGGCTGGCGTAACGCTGGAAGAGGCGCGCCGATTGACCGCCGAACAGTTCGCCGCCGCCCCGATCGAGATCTCCGTCGTCGGCGACTTCGACGGCAACGCCGTCATTGCCGCAGTTGCCGAGACCTTCGGCGCGCTGCCGCCACGCGCGGCGACACTCGATGAATGGGAAAGCGAACGACTTGCCCGATTCACCGCCGACCGCAGCGAGCACGTGCTGACGCATGCGGGTGCGCCCGATCAGGCGCTGGCGATGACCATCTGGCCGACCACCGATGACGACGACGCGCAGGAAGAGGCGACGATGCAACTGCTCGCCGGCGTGATGCGGCTCGAAATGCTCGAGCGTATCCGCGAGGAGCTGGGCGCCTCCTATTCGCCCGGCGCCAGTTCGAACATGTCGCATATCTATCGCGATTTCGGGACCTTCTCGACATCGGTCGTGGTCGCGCCGGAACAGGCTGACGAAGTCTTTGCCGTGGTAGATGCGATCGCCAGCGAATTCCGCGAGGGACCGATATCGGGCGACCTGATCGAGCGCGCCCGCGCGCCCCTGCTCGAGAAGATCGCGCTCAGCCGCCGCGAGAACGGCTGGTGGCTGCGGGCGATCGACGAGGCGCAATTGCGCGCCGGGCGCCTCGACCGTGTGCGCAGCTACGAGGATCGCATCCGCGCGGTGACGCCCGCCATGCTGCGGGACGCGGCTCGGCGTTATCTCGACCCGGACGCGGCTCTGCGGATCCGCATCCTGCACGAAAGCCTCGTACCGAAGCCATAG
- a CDS encoding diacylglycerol/lipid kinase family protein encodes MPVLDLVYNSFSGSFRQQRLTALVAALEREGFAVNPLPSRIDGIDLSGKAELVCVHGGDGTLRDTVQALGDRAGQVPLCIAPSGTINLVARELGYAKQPAAFARQLHAAWERGPGSWVKSPLYRLGDMPIVACLSIGPDSQAVARVSSSLKKRIGRYAYVVAMMRQIRAWPRDPMTIRGELADGRPFECEAEAAIVSHGALYGGPFRLSHHAALEADSVELITLGRSTRLDTLRLVTAALLRQSLAERGIADIRTCRRIAFDRCVTPVQVDGDHMPDCAYAIAPGGLALTYVV; translated from the coding sequence ATGCCGGTTCTCGACCTCGTCTATAATTCCTTTTCGGGCAGTTTTCGCCAGCAACGGCTGACCGCGCTCGTCGCCGCGCTGGAGCGCGAGGGTTTCGCCGTGAACCCGCTCCCGTCGCGCATCGACGGGATCGATCTGAGCGGGAAGGCCGAGCTTGTCTGTGTCCATGGCGGCGACGGGACGTTGCGCGATACGGTGCAAGCCCTCGGGGACAGGGCGGGGCAGGTCCCGCTTTGCATCGCCCCATCTGGCACTATCAACCTCGTGGCGCGCGAATTGGGCTATGCCAAGCAGCCTGCAGCCTTCGCGCGGCAATTGCACGCGGCATGGGAGCGTGGCCCCGGTAGCTGGGTGAAATCCCCGCTTTATCGCCTGGGGGACATGCCGATCGTCGCCTGTCTCAGCATCGGGCCGGACAGCCAGGCGGTGGCGCGCGTGTCCTCCTCGCTCAAAAAGCGGATCGGGCGCTATGCCTATGTGGTGGCGATGATGCGGCAGATACGCGCCTGGCCGCGCGACCCCATGACCATCCGCGGCGAGCTGGCCGATGGCAGGCCCTTCGAATGCGAGGCCGAGGCCGCCATCGTCAGCCACGGCGCGCTTTATGGCGGGCCTTTCCGGCTTAGCCATCACGCCGCGCTCGAAGCGGATTCGGTGGAACTCATCACGCTCGGGCGCTCGACCCGGCTCGACACACTGCGCCTGGTCACCGCCGCGCTGCTGCGCCAGTCGCTCGCCGAACGCGGCATCGCCGATATCCGCACCTGCCGCCGGATCGCCTTCGACCGCTGTGTCACGCCGGTCCAGGTCGATGGCGACCACATGCCCGACTGCGCCTATGCCATCGCGCCGGGCGGGCTGGCGCTCACCTATGTCGTGTGA
- the purC gene encoding phosphoribosylaminoimidazolesuccinocarboxamide synthase — protein MARRRQIYEGKAKILYEGPEPGTIIQYFKDDATAFNAEKKGTINGKGVINNRISEYIFTRLSHIGIPTHFIRRLNMREQLVRQVEIIPLEVVVRNVAAGSLSKRLGIEEGELLPHTLIEYCLKDDALGDPKVSEEEIACFNWCSHEEMQDMSSMAIRINDFLCGLFSAIDIRLIDFKLEFGRIWDGDYSRTILADEISPDGCRLWDINTGEKLDKDRFRRDMGGESEAYQEVARRLGLLQNDDSGPGEVLDMNAHRGRLRTPSKPKK, from the coding sequence ATGGCACGTCGCCGCCAGATCTACGAAGGCAAGGCCAAGATCCTCTACGAAGGCCCCGAACCGGGCACGATCATCCAGTATTTCAAGGATGACGCGACCGCCTTCAACGCCGAGAAAAAGGGCACGATCAACGGCAAGGGTGTGATCAACAATCGCATCAGCGAATATATCTTCACGCGCCTGTCGCATATCGGCATCCCGACCCATTTCATTCGCCGCCTGAACATGCGCGAACAGCTTGTCCGCCAGGTCGAAATCATTCCGCTGGAAGTCGTCGTGCGCAATGTCGCCGCCGGTTCGCTCAGCAAGCGCCTGGGTATCGAGGAAGGCGAACTGCTGCCGCACACGCTGATCGAATATTGCCTCAAGGACGATGCACTGGGCGATCCCAAGGTGTCGGAAGAGGAAATTGCCTGCTTCAATTGGTGCAGCCATGAAGAGATGCAGGATATGTCGTCCATGGCGATCCGCATAAACGATTTCCTGTGCGGGCTGTTCAGCGCGATCGATATCCGGCTGATCGATTTCAAGCTGGAATTCGGCCGCATCTGGGATGGCGATTACAGCCGCACGATCCTGGCCGACGAGATTAGCCCCGATGGCTGCCGCCTGTGGGACATCAACACCGGCGAAAAGCTCGACAAGGACCGTTTCCGCCGCGACATGGGCGGCGAAAGCGAAGCCTATCAGGAAGTCGCGCGGCGGCTCGGCCTGCTTCAGAACGACGATAGCGGTCCGGGCGAAGTGCTCGACATGAACGCCCATCGCGGGCGGCTCAGGACCCCGTCCAAGCCGAAGAAATAG
- a CDS encoding 8-amino-7-oxononanoate synthase: MPFSPSTFRPFAAQQEDLAELARKDRRRVLTLPRGADFSSNDYLALAGDEQLKRAVRAAMDRGVPLGAGGSRLLRGNHAEHELLEEEAARFFGSESTIFFANGYTANSALLATLPQRGDAIFHDELVHASAHEGMRLSRAVRFGVTHNDADAFADALARWRQSNSTGTAWIAVETLYSMDGDRAPLGALAELADRHGAILLADDAHATGVFGEGGRGLADSLAGRDNAIVLRTCGKALGSEGALLCGPRVMRDHLVNRARAFIFSTAPSPLIASCVREALRIVEDEPERRSALAELMSYGADRLAPFGVSASGSQIMPLVLGDDARTMQLAQNLREAGFDIRGIRPPTVPVGTSRLRISLTLNIGKPQIDALADTLSEIL, encoded by the coding sequence ATGCCGTTTTCCCCCAGCACGTTTCGCCCGTTCGCCGCGCAGCAGGAAGATCTCGCCGAACTCGCGCGCAAGGACCGCCGGAGAGTCCTCACCCTGCCGCGAGGCGCGGACTTTTCTTCGAACGATTATCTCGCGCTGGCGGGCGATGAGCAGCTCAAACGGGCCGTCCGGGCGGCAATGGATCGCGGCGTTCCGCTGGGGGCGGGCGGATCGCGCCTGCTGCGCGGCAATCACGCAGAGCACGAGCTGCTCGAAGAAGAGGCGGCGCGGTTCTTCGGCAGCGAAAGCACGATCTTTTTTGCCAATGGCTACACGGCCAACAGCGCTTTGCTGGCAACCCTGCCGCAGCGCGGCGATGCGATCTTTCACGACGAGCTGGTCCATGCCAGTGCGCATGAAGGCATGCGGCTGTCGCGGGCGGTGCGGTTCGGCGTGACGCATAACGATGCCGATGCCTTCGCCGATGCGCTGGCCCGCTGGCGGCAGAGCAATTCGACGGGCACTGCCTGGATCGCGGTGGAAACGCTTTACAGCATGGATGGCGACCGTGCGCCGCTGGGCGCGCTGGCCGAACTGGCGGACCGTCATGGCGCGATCCTGCTTGCCGACGATGCCCATGCCACCGGCGTGTTCGGCGAAGGCGGCAGGGGGCTGGCGGACAGCCTCGCCGGGCGGGACAATGCCATCGTATTGCGCACTTGCGGCAAGGCGCTGGGCAGCGAGGGCGCGCTGCTTTGCGGGCCGCGCGTCATGCGCGACCATCTCGTCAATCGTGCTCGCGCCTTCATCTTCTCGACCGCGCCATCGCCGCTGATCGCGTCCTGCGTGCGCGAAGCGCTGAGGATCGTCGAGGACGAACCCGAACGCCGTAGCGCGCTCGCCGAACTGATGTCCTATGGTGCCGACCGGCTGGCACCCTTCGGCGTTTCGGCCAGCGGATCGCAGATCATGCCGCTGGTGCTGGGCGATGATGCGCGGACTATGCAGCTTGCGCAAAACCTGCGCGAGGCTGGCTTCGACATTCGTGGCATCCGCCCGCCGACCGTGCCTGTGGGCACCAGCCGCCTGCGCATCTCGCTCACCCTCAATATCGGCAAGCCGCAGATCGATGCGCTGGCCGATACGCTTTCGGAGATTCTTTGA
- the bioD gene encoding dethiobiotin synthase, whose protein sequence is MSAFVVTGTDTDVGKTVFAAALTGALDAHYWKPVQAGLEEGGDRVQVARLTGLAEDRVLPEAYRLATPCSPHRAAEIDGVIIDPDGLALPPQRPLVVEGAGGALVPLGGDLLYADLFAHWGLPTIVVARTALGTINHSLLTIEALRARGVAVHGIAFVGEAIEDSEATICRMGAVERLGRLPMLDSLEPDTLADAFARNFDLADFQ, encoded by the coding sequence ATGAGCGCATTCGTCGTAACCGGCACCGACACCGATGTCGGCAAAACCGTCTTCGCCGCGGCGCTGACGGGCGCGCTGGACGCGCACTATTGGAAGCCGGTCCAGGCCGGACTCGAGGAGGGCGGCGATCGGGTGCAGGTCGCGCGGCTGACGGGATTGGCCGAAGACCGGGTGCTGCCCGAAGCCTATCGGCTGGCCACGCCGTGCTCGCCCCACCGCGCGGCGGAGATCGATGGTGTCATCATCGATCCCGACGGGCTGGCGCTCCCGCCCCAGCGGCCACTGGTGGTGGAAGGGGCGGGCGGCGCGCTCGTTCCGCTGGGGGGCGATTTGCTCTATGCCGACCTTTTCGCGCATTGGGGTCTGCCCACGATCGTGGTTGCGCGCACGGCGCTCGGCACGATCAACCATTCGCTGCTGACGATCGAGGCGCTGCGCGCGCGCGGCGTGGCCGTGCATGGGATCGCCTTCGTCGGCGAAGCGATCGAGGATAGCGAAGCGACCATCTGCCGGATGGGCGCGGTCGAACGGCTCGGTCGCTTGCCCATGCTCGATTCGCTTGAGCCCGACACGCTGGCCGATGCCTTTGCGCGCAATTTCGATCTGGCGGATTTCCAATGA
- a CDS encoding adenosylmethionine--8-amino-7-oxononanoate transaminase, translating to MTQSPVWHPFTQHGLGDPVTLVTHSQGAALYTADGRRVIDAISSWWVTTHGHCNPRIMAAIAAQVQQLDQMIFAGWTHQPAEDLARELCRILPDALTRVFFSDSGSTAVEVALKMALGYWTHRGEKRDRIVVMDHSYHGDTIGAMSVGARGVFNAAYAPMLFDVGRVPFPGTDPQATLDVLEAECAAGAAAFIVEPLVLGAGGMLMYSPDILAEMRSVCARHGTLFIADEVMTGWGRTGTLTACEQAGVVPDIMCLSKGLTGGAVPLAVTMASEPIWEAHYSTDRTRTFYHSSSYTANPLACAAANANLAIWREEPVLERVAALGARQQVHLDGLSGHAMVRNARRCGTIAALELGDPDGSYLSDLGPRLLRRFREADLLLRPLGNTVYVMPPYCIDEPDLARIWAEIASAAEDLAAQ from the coding sequence ATGACCCAGTCCCCCGTCTGGCACCCCTTCACGCAGCACGGGCTGGGCGATCCTGTCACGCTGGTCACCCATTCACAGGGCGCGGCGCTTTATACCGCCGATGGTCGCCGCGTGATCGATGCGATTTCGAGCTGGTGGGTTACCACCCATGGCCACTGCAATCCGCGCATCATGGCGGCGATCGCCGCGCAGGTGCAGCAGCTCGACCAGATGATCTTCGCCGGCTGGACGCACCAGCCCGCCGAAGACCTGGCGCGCGAATTGTGCCGGATCCTGCCCGATGCCCTTACCCGCGTGTTCTTTTCCGACAGCGGTTCGACTGCGGTGGAGGTCGCGCTCAAGATGGCGCTGGGTTACTGGACCCATCGTGGGGAGAAACGCGACCGCATCGTGGTGATGGACCATTCCTATCATGGCGACACGATCGGCGCGATGTCGGTCGGCGCGCGTGGTGTATTCAACGCCGCTTATGCGCCGATGCTGTTCGACGTGGGGCGCGTGCCCTTTCCCGGCACCGATCCGCAGGCGACCCTCGATGTGCTGGAGGCGGAATGCGCGGCCGGAGCCGCAGCGTTCATCGTCGAACCGCTGGTGCTGGGCGCGGGCGGCATGCTGATGTATTCGCCCGATATATTGGCTGAGATGCGCAGTGTCTGCGCCCGCCACGGCACGCTGTTCATTGCCGACGAGGTGATGACCGGCTGGGGGCGTACCGGCACGCTGACCGCCTGCGAACAGGCTGGGGTGGTGCCCGACATCATGTGCCTGTCGAAAGGGCTGACCGGCGGCGCCGTACCCCTGGCGGTGACCATGGCGAGCGAACCGATCTGGGAGGCGCATTATTCGACCGATCGGACGCGGACCTTCTACCATTCGTCGAGCTACACCGCGAACCCGTTGGCCTGCGCGGCGGCGAATGCGAATCTCGCCATCTGGCGCGAGGAACCGGTGCTGGAAAGGGTGGCTGCACTGGGCGCACGGCAGCAAGTGCATCTCGATGGACTTTCCGGTCATGCGATGGTGCGCAATGCGCGGCGCTGCGGAACGATCGCCGCGCTGGAACTGGGCGATCCCGACGGTAGCTACCTGTCCGATCTGGGGCCGCGCCTGCTGCGCCGTTTCCGCGAGGCCGATCTGCTGCTGCGCCCGCTCGGCAACACGGTCTATGTCATGCCGCCCTATTGTATCGATGAACCCGATCTCGCGCGGATATGGGCCGAGATCGCTTCGGCGGCCGAGGATCTCGCGGCGCAATAG
- the yacG gene encoding DNA gyrase inhibitor YacG: protein MTTKPCPICKKPRSEEHTPFCSTRCRDHDLSRWFGDGYAVPGRPALPEEIAAEVTGGKED, encoded by the coding sequence ATGACGACTAAGCCCTGCCCGATCTGCAAGAAACCGCGCAGCGAAGAGCACACGCCTTTCTGTTCGACCCGCTGCCGCGATCACGACCTTTCCCGATGGTTCGGCGATGGCTACGCCGTACCCGGGCGCCCCGCCCTGCCCGAGGAAATCGCGGCCGAGGTCACCGGCGGCAAGGAAGACTGA
- a CDS encoding ribonuclease E/G: MPEWLVEEGIGERRALLMSGDTPIAAKVRWPGELHAGAGFDGKLVRKSGARGMVQHPSGREVSVDKLPRDASEGASYRFAITRAAMTERGRFKLAAARPVANAGSPVPDRFEEGTPVRAFPEGAWEDVWHAASSGEVEFPGGSLLFAVTPAMTLIDIDGDLSPRELALAAVPAIAHWLPLFDLGGMIGIDFPTLQTKADRKAVDEALEEALSDFPHERTAMNGFGFVQIVARLEGPSLLHRFATSRVGMAARMALRRAEMVEGPGVTLLTLHPALKAKLKTEWLTELERRTARPVRIEADPGLAIEAATAQIVGHDD; the protein is encoded by the coding sequence TTGCCTGAGTGGCTGGTCGAGGAGGGCATCGGCGAGCGCCGTGCCCTGCTGATGAGCGGCGACACACCGATCGCCGCGAAAGTGCGCTGGCCGGGCGAGCTTCATGCAGGCGCGGGGTTCGACGGCAAGCTGGTTCGCAAATCCGGCGCGCGCGGCATGGTACAGCACCCGTCGGGTCGCGAGGTCTCGGTGGACAAATTGCCGCGCGATGCAAGCGAGGGCGCAAGCTACCGCTTCGCTATCACCCGCGCTGCCATGACCGAACGCGGGCGCTTCAAGCTTGCCGCCGCCCGGCCGGTGGCCAATGCGGGCTCTCCCGTCCCCGACCGCTTCGAAGAGGGCACCCCCGTCCGCGCATTTCCGGAAGGCGCGTGGGAAGATGTGTGGCATGCCGCATCCTCCGGCGAAGTCGAATTCCCCGGAGGCTCGCTGCTGTTCGCCGTTACCCCCGCGATGACGCTGATCGATATCGACGGCGACCTTTCGCCGCGCGAACTGGCGCTGGCCGCAGTGCCTGCCATCGCGCACTGGCTCCCGCTGTTCGATCTCGGCGGTATGATCGGGATAGATTTTCCCACTCTTCAAACCAAGGCGGATCGCAAAGCGGTGGACGAGGCGCTGGAAGAGGCGCTCTCCGACTTTCCGCACGAGCGCACCGCCATGAACGGTTTCGGCTTCGTCCAGATCGTCGCACGGCTCGAAGGGCCTTCGCTGCTGCATCGATTTGCCACCTCGCGCGTAGGGATGGCCGCCCGTATGGCGCTGCGCCGCGCGGAAATGGTCGAGGGGCCGGGCGTGACATTGCTCACCCTGCACCCTGCGTTGAAGGCCAAGCTCAAAACAGAATGGCTCACCGAGCTTGAACGCCGCACCGCGCGGCCGGTACGGATAGAGGCCGATCCGGGCCTTGCGATAGAGGCAGCCACCGCCCAGATCGTGGGTCATGACGACTAA
- a CDS encoding Maf family protein, with protein MGQPTLILASASPRRRELIARLGVTPAAVNPADIDETPRKGELPRDYAKRMAREKAEAAASNDGHVLAGDTVVAAGRRILPKAEDEATARKCLELLSGRRHRVLSAIALRAPDGTIRERLSETVVMFKRLSAQEIDAYLASGEWEGKAGGYAIQGIAEGLISRIQGSHSGVVGLPLYETRALLKAAGFALA; from the coding sequence GTGGGCCAGCCCACACTTATCCTGGCATCGGCAAGTCCCCGCAGGCGTGAGCTTATCGCGCGCCTCGGTGTGACGCCTGCCGCCGTCAATCCTGCCGATATCGACGAGACTCCGCGCAAGGGCGAACTGCCCCGCGATTATGCAAAGCGCATGGCGCGCGAAAAAGCCGAAGCCGCTGCCTCGAACGACGGCCATGTCCTCGCGGGTGATACGGTGGTCGCCGCCGGACGCCGCATCCTGCCCAAGGCCGAGGACGAGGCGACGGCGCGCAAGTGCCTCGAACTTCTCTCGGGCCGCCGCCACCGCGTGCTCTCCGCGATTGCCCTACGCGCGCCCGACGGCACGATCCGCGAGCGGCTGAGCGAGACGGTGGTGATGTTCAAGCGGCTCTCGGCGCAAGAGATCGACGCCTATCTCGCCAGTGGCGAATGGGAAGGCAAGGCGGGCGGCTATGCCATCCAGGGCATTGCCGAAGGGCTCATCAGCCGCATCCAGGGCAGTCATTCGGGCGTCGTCGGTCTGCCGCTCTACGAAACGCGCGCGCTGCTCAAGGCAGCCGGATTCGCACTTGCCTGA
- the infA gene encoding translation initiation factor IF-1, which yields MAKEELLEMRGKVVELLPNAMFRVELENGHEVLGHTAGKMRKNRIRVLVGDEVLCELTPYDLTKARITYRFMPGRGGPGQGPGPQ from the coding sequence ATGGCGAAAGAAGAACTTCTCGAAATGCGCGGCAAGGTGGTGGAACTGCTGCCCAATGCGATGTTCCGCGTCGAGCTCGAGAATGGCCATGAAGTGCTCGGCCACACCGCGGGCAAGATGCGCAAGAACCGTATTCGTGTGCTGGTGGGGGACGAAGTCCTGTGCGAGCTGACGCCGTACGATCTGACCAAGGCGCGCATCACCTACCGCTTCATGCCCGGTCGCGGCGGCCCCGGTCAGGGCCCCGGCCCGCAATAA
- a CDS encoding esterase/lipase family protein: protein MTTTAIEARPPSRLLTLAEPGRAFGELASFYALRPLLSTLPRGDGHGVLVLPGFMASDYSTAPLRSLLSDLGYDAAGWNLGRNVRIDNARIEAMMGCVEELHERTAGKVSIVGWSLGGVFARELAKMAPEKVRGVISLGSPISDDRGHTNAARLFEYLNGKEPEPMRGGNFRKLAEAPPVPTTSILTRTDGVVHWRGSVQCGDREDCENIEVLASHCGLGVNPAAVYAIADRLAQAEGAWKPFRASGLASLFFPRRALH, encoded by the coding sequence ATGACGACAACAGCTATCGAAGCCCGCCCGCCCAGCCGCCTGCTGACGCTGGCCGAACCGGGACGGGCCTTTGGCGAGCTTGCCAGCTTCTATGCCCTGCGCCCGCTGCTCTCCACCCTGCCGCGCGGCGACGGGCATGGCGTGCTGGTGCTGCCGGGCTTCATGGCGTCGGATTATTCGACCGCGCCGCTGCGTTCGCTGCTGTCGGACCTCGGCTACGATGCGGCGGGCTGGAATTTGGGTCGCAATGTGCGCATCGACAATGCCCGCATCGAGGCAATGATGGGCTGTGTCGAGGAGTTGCACGAGCGCACGGCTGGCAAGGTGTCGATCGTCGGCTGGAGCCTGGGCGGCGTGTTCGCGCGCGAACTCGCCAAGATGGCTCCCGAAAAAGTGCGCGGGGTGATCAGCCTGGGTTCGCCGATCAGCGACGATCGCGGCCATACCAATGCCGCGCGTCTGTTCGAATATCTCAACGGCAAGGAACCCGAGCCGATGCGCGGCGGCAATTTCCGCAAGCTGGCCGAAGCGCCCCCGGTGCCCACCACCTCGATCCTCACCCGGACCGACGGCGTGGTTCACTGGCGCGGATCGGTGCAATGCGGCGACCGGGAGGATTGCGAGAACATCGAGGTGCTCGCCAGCCATTGCGGCCTCGGCGTGAACCCGGCGGCGGTCTATGCCATCGCCGACCGGCTTGCACAGGCCGAAGGCGCGTGGAAACCGTTCCGCGCATCGGGCCTTGCCAGCCTGTTCTTCCCGCGCCGCGCGCTGCACTGA